From the Leishmania panamensis strain MHOM/PA/94/PSC-1 chromosome 31 sequence genome, one window contains:
- a CDS encoding hypothetical protein (TriTrypDB/GeneDB-style sysID: LpmP.31.1600), producing the protein MPSPPTCQYGSYHQCECYGHDTELPNYRRDISNPRTLQGYYAPNGGCPCPAKFGAEKNGLYCSARGADPSAMPKVTFRAADGPHTVHTSANVDGHGRDTATNTRTAFPNSRNYGGTVAQRGPTTLNTRPQLEASRKARAEAKREERAQERKNFLRSVLRDEMLARMDAEGKRAALEAETGLMATHHADEYEASQRVAGNIRGGLGSTSHDRDTALTLGEQYGEIMDELEYVADQPVGSKYNIIRLHYLVEEENRLNRLRWQERMRKAAEAMQSIK; encoded by the coding sequence ATGCCGTCACCCCCCACCTGCCAGTACGGATCGTACCACCAGTGCGAGTGCTACGGCCACGATACGGAGCTGCCCAACTACCGCCGTGACATCAGCAACCCGCGCACACTGCAGGGGTATTACGCCCCAAATGGTGGGTGCCCTTGCCCTGCCAAGTTCGGCGCGGAAAAAAATGGACTATACTGCTCAGCCCGCGGCGCAGACCCGTCCGCGATGCCTAAAGTGACCTTTCGTGCCGCAGACGGCCCCCACACGGTTCACACGTCCGCTAACGTTGACGGACACGGCCGCGACACGGCAACAAACACCCGCACCGCCTTTCCCAACTCGCGCAACTACGGCGGCACGGTGGCCCAACGTGGCCCCACCACTCTGAACACGAGGCCGCAACTCGAGGCATCTCGCAAGGCGCGTGCTGAGGCCAAACGCGAGGAACGTGCACAGGAGCGCAAAAACTTCTTGCGTAGTGTCCTGCGAGATGAGATGCTGGCCCGCATGGATGCAGAAGGGAAGCGGGCGGCATTAGAGGCGGAGACAGGCCTCATGGCCACCCATCACGCCGATGAGTACGAAGCGAGTCAGCGGGTGGCAGGTAATATCCGTGGCGGGCTCGGCTCCACATCACATGACCGGGACACCGCCCTCACTCTCGGAGAGCAGTACGGCGAGATTATGGACGAACTGGAGTACGTGGCAGACCAGCCTGTCGGCTCCAAGTACAACATCATCCGTCTACACTACCTcgtggaggaagaaaacCGACTGAACCGGCTCCGCTGGCAGGAGCGGATGCggaaggcggcggaggcaatGCAGAGCATAAAGTGA
- a CDS encoding hypothetical protein (TriTrypDB/GeneDB-style sysID: LpmP.31.1570) produces the protein MADQSRDSSPDTADDRPPVNHDSVLRYPFREMRMDWFDDYMDNISPSKRVAVATRLMDCLMAHTVLHEDPFLEKAVTFIYNRVATHETFRNMTGVFGEAHDVFRIVCMTAKFTVSNAGEKTALLNLLDQHCTRFQAAAQKVKSDNSETLAAAAGNVTECVGFLRKNMTSAEAFRRLMDSIKFLFFTVNTRNGVSPYSSNGKLLFNTFVCCDGCPCYTKLRTGPTVFLRDMEKIKVLDCVMIAAVNAKDARMHDTTSKFLHNFCKDFMENPHLDDIGHLVHNGRLFYCRTALFDALDNIESISSPQSDIADLPSAKTFTLDRIVLALLWVKSEVKEIRLLCNLVPILNEALSSAEAAYGRLDCDDVLQVLYTLKEHILTVFLALSAPEYHLAVHSRDVFVGKQADMKCANPSCPDTTKDLLKCSGCDVTFYCSSECQKADWDKHKNFCHEMESRRSQPTSPMAVFSAVQVLKPVPR, from the coding sequence ATGGCAGACCAGTCACGCGACTCCTCCCCCGACACAGCAGACGACCGCCCGCCGGTGAACCATGACTCCGTCTTGCGTTACCCATTTCGAGAGATGCGGATGGACTGGTTTGATGACTACATGGATAACATCTCTCCGTCGAAACGCGTTGCGGTGGCGACTCGGCTGATGGACTGCCTAATGGCGCACACGGTTCTCCATGAGGACCCGTTCCTCGAAAAGGCGGTGACATTCATTTACAACCGCGTGGCAACTCACGAGACGTTCCGTAACATGACTGGCGTCTTCGGCGAGGCGCACGACGTCTTCCGGATTGTGTGTATGACCGCCAAGTTCACTGTGTCAAACGCTGGCGAAAAAACTGCGTTGCTCAATTTGCTGGACCAGCACTGCACACGCTTtcaggcagcggcgcagaaggTGAAGTCCGACAACTCCGAGACCctcgccgcggctgccgggAACGTGACGGAGTGTGTGGGCTTTCTGCGCAAGAACATGACCTCTGCCGAGGCCTTTCGCCGCCTCATGGACTCCATCAAGTTTCTTTTCTTCACTGTCAACACTCGCAATGGTGTTTCCCCGTACTCGTCCAACGGTAAGTTGCTCTTCAACACCTTTGTGTGCTGCGATGGATGCCCTTGCTACACAAAGCTGCGCACCGGCCCGACCGTCTTCCTGCGCGACATGGAGAAGATCAAGGTACTCGACTGCGTCATGATCGCCGCGGTCAACGCGAAGgacgcacgcatgcacgacACCACCTCCAAGTTCCTGCACAACTTCTGCAAGGACTTCATGGAGAACCCGCACCTGGACGACATTGGCCACCTCGTCCACAACGGGCGACTCTTCTACTGCCGCACAGCCCTGTTCGACGCCCTCGACAACATCGAGTCCATCTCGTCCCCGCAGAGTGACATCGCAGACTTGCCGAGCGCGAAGACGTTCACCTTGGACCGCATCGTCCTGGCACTACTGTGGGTGAAGAGCGAGGTGAAGGAGATCCGGCTTCTGTGCAATCTGGTTCCCATCTTGAACGaagccctctcctccgccgagGCCGCCTATGGCCGACTAGACTGCGATgatgtgctgcaggtgctctACACCCTCAAAGAGCACATACTGACCGTGTTTCTCGCCCTCAGCGCCCCTGAGTATCACCTTGCAGTGCACAGCCGCGACGTGTTTGTCGGGAAGCAGGCCGACATGAAGTGCGCGAACCCGTCCTGCCCCGATACCACAAAAGACCTCCTCaagtgcagcggctgcgacgTCACGTTCTACTGCTCCTCTGAGTGCCAGAAGGCGGACTGGGACAAGCACAAGAACTTCTGCCACGAGATGGAGTCCCGCCGCAGCCAGCCGACATCGCCAATGGCGGTGTTCAGCGCAGTCCAAGTTTTGAAGCCGGTGCCGCGTTGA
- a CDS encoding purine NTP pyrophosphatase, putative (TriTrypDB/GeneDB-style sysID: LpmP.31.1550) has translation MTVWAVGTTNRAKAESVMTVVNKCFPGEAHEVRLCNVSSGVRDQPMSAEETQRGALNRAKAALEIIPGADYGVGLEGGIEDIAGRWFECGWMAIVERKTGKCGIGSSARFEMSETIMRPILNEGKELAEVMDNLTGEQDVRSGLGAMGVLTAGHLGRAAAYEHGLVFALAPFLSDSKYW, from the coding sequence ATGACTGTCTGGGCAGTCGGAACAACAAATCGCGCCAAAGCGGAGAGCGTTATGACGGTCGTTAACAAGTGCTTTCCCGGCGAGGCCCATGAGGTACGTCTTTGCAATGTCAGCTCCGGGGTCAGGGATCAGCCAATGTCAGCAGAGGAGACCCAGCGAGGCGCTCTAAACAGAGCCAAGGCAGCCCTGGAAATAATTCCTGGCGCTGATTACGGTGTCGGGCTGGAAGGTGGCATCGAGGACATTGCTGGCCGTTGGTTTGAGTGCGGATGGATGGCCATTGTGGAGCGGAAGACGGGCAAGTGCGGGATCGGATCTTCTGCGCGTTTTGAAATGAGCGAAACAATCATGCGGCCCATCCTTAACGAAGGCAAAgagctggcggaggtgatGGACAACCTGACTGGTGAACAAGATGTGCGCTCCGGCCTTGGTGCGATGGGGGTGCTGACGGCTGGTCATCTtggccgtgcagcagcttaTGAGCACGGACTGGTATTCGCGCTAG
- a CDS encoding 3-ketoacyl-CoA thiolase-like protein, putative (TriTrypDB/GeneDB-style sysID: LpmP.31.1560), which produces MHSTRHVLRQRAVLVTGVRTPFVKSFGALMKADTLQLASASVAGLLNKTSLDPNEIDHIVWGNVVLQGNAHNCAREIVIDLNLPKKITGNLTSMACASGLSSLAQACMLVEGGHADVVIAGGSDSVSNAEVPLPRSVTHGMMMAQKKGIMGFFKEAGYNPSKWFPSGVALTERSTGKTMGWHGDVIAELNNISRKDQEALAVTSHANAVLAERAGYFKDEVVPVTVDKGGRKTEVMRDDVLQRDTDKMKGKMPTLKPTFRKDKGTITAATSSTLTDGGSAMLVMSEEKAKKLGYQTDVSVKSCYFSGIDPYPQLLLAPVLGWGPALKRACLTPKDIDLYEIHEAFAAQVLATIKCLRSQEFFNRYASGSKPVLTEDIDRSKLNVNGGSLALGHPFAATGGRIVTSLANELRRSGKRHGLVSICAAGGLGGVAILEHTPSGRITIDVFAVLVSLLWYCRSPYTRHCISLSLTFHSTLFSVESVSARMI; this is translated from the coding sequence ATGCATTCGACTCGCCATGTTTTGCGTCAACGGGCGGTCCTCGTCACGGGTGTGAGGACGCCGTTTGTCAAGTCCTTTGGTGCTCTGATGAAGGCAGACACCCTGCAGCTGGCCAGCGCCTCCGTAGCTGGACTTCTCAACAAGACGTCGTTGGATCCCAATGAAATTGATCACATCGTGTGGGGAAACGTTGTGCTTCAAGGAAACGCACACAACTGCGCACGTGAGATAGTGATTGATCTCAACTTGCCGAAGAAAATCACTGGGAATCTCACAAGTATGGCATGTGCGAGTGGGCTCAGCTCGCTCGCGCAGGCATGCATGCTGGTCGAGGGTGGGCATGCCGATGTTGTCATtgccggtggcagcgacagcgtcaGCAACGCAGAGGTTCCACTGCCACGATCGGTGACTCACGGGATGATGATGGCTCAGAAGAAGGGGATTATGGGGTTCTTCAAGGAGGCGGGGTACAATCCGTCCAAGTGGTTTCCAAGCGGCGTTGCACTGACAGAACGGAGCACTGGAAAAACCATGGGGTGGCACGGAGATGTCATTGCGGAGCTGAACAACATCTCGCGCAAGGACCAGGAAGCTCTCGCGGTGACGTCACACGCTAACGCTGTCTTGGCTGAAAGGGCGGGGTACTTCAAAGACGAAGTTGTCCCGGTCACGGTTGATAAAGGAGGCAGGAAAACCGAGGTGATGCGCGACGACGTTCTGCAACGCGACACCGATAAAATGAAAGGCAAGATGCCGACGCTGAAGCCAACCTTTCGCAAAGACAAGGGAACAATCACGGCTGCCACGTCAAGTACCTTGACAGACGGAGGTAGCGCGATGCTTGTCATGTCCGAGGAGAAAGCAAAGAAGCTCGGATACCAGACTGACGTTTCTGTCAAGAGCTGCTACTTCTCCGGAATAGACCCTTATCCACAGCTCCTCCTTGCCCCTGTTCTCGGGTGGGGCCCAGCGCTGAAGAGAGCGTGTCTGACACCGAAGGACATAGATCTCTACGAGATTCATGAGGCCTTCGCGGCTCAGGTGCTCGCAACGATCAAGTGCCTACGGTCGCAGGAGTTCTTCAACAGGTATGCTAGCGGCTCCAAACCTGTTCTCACGGAGGATATTGACCGATCGAAGCTGAATGTGAATGGGGGATCTCTGGCACTGGGCCACCCGTTCGCTGCAACTGGTGGTCGGATCGTGACTTCACTTGCCAACGAGCTGCGACGGTCCGGCAAGCGTCACGGGCTTGTGAGCATTTGCGCTGCTGGGGGCCTCGGCGGTGTTGCCATTCTAGAGCACACCCCAAGTGGGAGGATTACAATCGACGTCTTCGCGGTACTTGTTTCTTTGCTTTGGTATTGTCGAAGCCCATACACGAGGCATTGcatttccctttctctcactTTTCATTCTACCCTCTTTTCGGTTGAAAGTGTATCAGCAAGAATGATATGA
- a CDS encoding GINS complex subunit Psf3, putative (TriTrypDB/GeneDB-style sysID: LpmP.31.1580) — protein MIRSYFNLDDIGAYEEPVVVTFAVPSFNMGKDLTVRTHEGETVSEVAAGCVATVPLWAATALRTEGYVSVHAPHKFSLATFREFKTDPLAPSLHRKSPYFYQAGLQLCRLLSNPTSGGHMSAEGNRLAAQLFRLYQLRYLRIIFAAAKRGFDLNDIRDKLEESERHLLDSYLRGQAEEALWYAKFS, from the coding sequence ATGATCCGCAGCTACTTTAATCTAGATGACATTGGTGCCTACGAGGAGCCTGTCGTCGTCACCTTCGCTGTCCCGTCGTTCAATATGGGCAAGGATCTAACCGTTCGCACCCACGAAGGCGAAACCGTTTCcgaggtggcagcgggcTGTGTGGCAACCGTTCCTTTGTGGGCTGCGACGGCCCTCCGCACTGAGGGCTACGTCAGCGTCCATGCGCCTCACAAGTTCTCCCTTGCCACGTTTCGCGAGTTTAAGACGGACCCACTTGCCCCCAGCCTTCATCGCAAGTCGCCCTACTTCTACCAAGCCggactgcagctctgccggcTACTGAGCAACCCCACGTCGGGCGGTCACATGAGCGCCGAAGGCAACCGCCTTGCCGCCCAACTCTTCCGTCTCTACCAACTTCGCTACCTGCGCATCATCTTCGCTGCTGCAAAGAGAGGGTTTGACCTTAACGACATTCGCGACAAGCTGGAGGAATCGGAGCGGCACCTGCTCGACTCATACCTTCGCGGCCAGGCAGAAGAAGCCCTTTGGTACGCGAAGTTTTCCTAG
- a CDS encoding hypothetical protein (TriTrypDB/GeneDB-style sysID: LpmP.31.1590): MSTTAGTLPPVKGTSAKRSLQKRQPADARGNGTSAAADPHCYHKCRCYGHDETLPNYKLLAIPRTNNYYAATGGCPCVPRVAAHPGSWRLKEGQLRSSTYRCGTGCTKKSAAATLGCCNHSGDQYGWRRGPHRVLDKNTAATGKCDTFGNLAFKSTSGVYCGVDGDDLSDVSSASPQKLEDLEALVLEEHQQRMRVEEDVDELAGIQHNGTADFYKKKHNDAARRRLLAQISEVELQELLRDVKNIVDRPLNQTNMDLLRRILHRQEHLQRQREYYASQVQE; encoded by the coding sequence AtgagcaccaccgcaggTACGCTGCCTCCAGTGAAGGGTACCTCGGCCAAGAGGTCGCTGCAGAAGAGACAGCCGGCAGACGCCAGGGGAAATGGcaccagtgctgcagcggacCCTCATTGCTACCACAAATGCCGCTGCTACGGCCATGACGAGACACTCCCCAACTACAAACTTCTCGCCATTCCGCGTACTAACAACTACTACGCAGCTACTGGTGGCTGCCCCTGCGTGCCCCGCGTAGCAGCCCATCCTGGTAGCTGGCGACTGAAGGAGGGCCAgctgcgctcctccacctATCGCTGCGGCACTGGGTGCACCAAGAagagtgctgcagcgacttTGGGGTGCTGTAACCACAGCGGGGACCAATACGGATGGCGGCGGGGGCCGCACAGAGTTCTGGATAAGAACACTGCAGCAACGGGCAAGTGCGACACGTTCGGCAATCTCGCCTTCAAGTCCACCTCCGGCGTGTACTGCGGCGTGGACGGCGACGACCTCAGCGACGTGAGCAGTGCGTCTCCACAGAAGCTAGAGGATCTGGAGGCACTCGTTCTCGAAgaacaccagcagcgcatgcgcgTAGAGGAGGACGTCGATGAGCTGGCTGGTATCCAGCATAACGGCACAGCGGACTTCTACAAGAAGAAGCACAACGACGCAGCTCGCCGCCGGCTGCTCGCGCAGATCTCCGAAGTGGAGCTACAGGAGCTCCTGCGCGATGTGAAGAACATTGTGGACCGCCCGCTCAACCAGACGAACATGGATCTTCTGCGTCGCATTCTGCACCGCCAggagcacctccagcgccagcgtgagTACTATGCTTCTCAGGTGCAGGAGTGA
- a CDS encoding hypothetical protein (TriTrypDB/GeneDB-style sysID: LpmP.31.1610) has protein sequence MEWTEVKQEQLHRFLEAFTSPDPAVQALNLEQLQALSHHPSALVSTLAIVCDATVSVTVRLSATTVARQLMHCSDRLPLYLSATGKDPTTAVQSIAETLFDAALGGSSSLSSATAAAPLQRATSNLIACLLSGLAHTSLAATATAVWSRIISSLLHRTDPAMCIVSDAFEGGRRHTPQHECRCAALLRVICEGPLSTSKVLREWVGGRAAESLALCSLFSQLLQLLERQMETDQAASGAVARFNALCLEETLAGFRACMKSGVLPCGPSDFSSASASDHPAIPSGTDSGSTSLGEGPAAQALRVVGTAVLSVQSAAQGLILRHVLGRLEILDSQRADSVFLHEAVVVAAPFVAVGMRYMADAVALNTIAPLHSAFHTTVTPLLARFCRAACLAELQYDNAGESDSVHAAVLACVNYMTEWMNAESARLRTPSIHLTAPSAHPSTVTASADGYVSCLYSMLVDAATLPSSVADGLVEHTTHHPDSAAEFLAKSATGRRRGPRGSHTPKTYDGWASIAVESAEGTENASAEAPAKCDDEEEDTLRADALEVALPDNGTLRQAVAWCALSLSCQPEWLMAIAPFVARPVTILPPSSLAAACTVESILFMTNEVLDGILADDKVSASLAAATPELLEENLAEQLQSILSLFSPLTQGDLGTRAPFFVRIQAVRYLGRLVVGLLNAWQHTFGADHVAPSRLRIVERTHRVMLTIGGLEKLLDLVLGCLITEVNKAAQVECVKTLNSTLTSCLKVMNQLMRSPVNDEDASDLEEESLDSTSTSSSGGRNAGEGDEEAAGHLLHSDHCERARVFCQSFGATTHVRAIVEVLRVISSHLPSFQWSVRQGVYHLFSEVLPSLWQTAPLVDSLFARPADGTDSLASYSARLVTAQVLEMLAQHYTELLRISSLSDNASPMLEMATLLTSMADVASAMDGGALEMVVPWILQVAHHMLNLYAHYLTRRAHSNHSPIADSAGRVVDMTDMCMVTLDLVSCVCDGVIDRDELLKQQLRPQEAGGAFGIIDGRMMALTSSLLLPLAASGIGCNGTLSSCSSAEALPNRCMALLSVCQSLPEHPTHVSTTPSSMTTDEGVEDEAFCLLDEFGEVRRACFAIVYDCVFLVAYPSSLFRPLDVALAPGTGAVSCPRCLSDSLGRDLFALCMREVLPSIMYLPPTPSEEYEAHFRLASTHNVAASDAWLCVGSLLSLWDQQHWKTRRSAPSCAQSTCEGERGPCSVFYLSGLESTVELHSHCLRTVNELLALLQDKKATVMSNMRLNMITAVCGLAVLLCAPGCSHTNSGSLAPVGALPFATISAVFLVASSTRIQEYASGASCGDLGGINEAAHVLWCLGRLWQEMIQPLPHDALCTFLRLHGKEIAKTISWWTRCVFESKKRLAPAEPPASASAPFWGSLLELWRPIARTLVQAEQGKALSLTHAQLSVLSELERL, from the coding sequence ATGGAGTGGACAGAAGTGAAGCAGGAGCAGCTCCATCGCTTCTTGGAAGCCTTCACTAGCCCTGACCCGGCGGTGCAGGCCTTGAACCTAGAACAGCTCCAAGCCCTGTCGCACCACCCGTCCGCGCTAGTGTCCACACTCGCTATTGTCTGTGATGCGACAGTCTCCGTCACTGTGCGGCTCTCTGCCACTACGGTGGCTCGTCAGCTGATGCACTGCAGCGACCGTCTGCCTCTCTACCTCAGCGCTACAGGGAAGGATCCAACAACGGCGGTGCAGTCTATAGCGGAGACCCTCTTTGACGCCGCTCTCGGAGGCTCATCCTCGCTATCATCGGCAACCGCGGCCGCACCACTACAGCGAGCCACAAGTAATCTCATCGCCTGCCTACTGAGTGGATTGGCTCACACAAGCCtggcagccaccgccacggcagTCTGGTCCCGCATTAtatcctctctcctccaccgcacAGACCCGGCCATGTGCATTGTGAGCGACGCATTTGAAGGCGGTCGTCGACACACACCTCAGCATGAGTGCCGGTGCGCTGCATTACTGCGCGTGATATGCGAGGGTCCGCTTTCCACATCGAAGGTTCTGCGGGAATGGGTGGGTGGCCGAGCAGCCGAGAGCTTGGCCCTCTGCTCCCTTTTctcacagctgctgcaactTCTTGAAAGACAGATGGAGACAGACCAGGCTGCAAGCGGGGCTGTGGCGCGTTTCAATGCACTGTGTCTGGAGGAGACACTCGCTGGTTTTCGGGCGTGCATGAAGTCGGGTGTGCTACCTTGTGGGCCTTCAGACTTCTCGAGTGCATCCGCTAGTGACCACCCTGCCATCCCGTCTGGTAcggacagcggcagcaccagcttgGGTGAGGGGCCTGCTGCGCAGGCACTTCGCGTCGTGGGTACCGCGGTTCTCAGTGTTCAAAGTGCCGCTCAGGGCCTCATTCTCCGCCACGTACTGGGGCGTCTGGAGATTTTGGACAGTCAGAGGGCTGACAGTGTTTTCCTGCACGAGGCTGTTGTGGTTGCCGCTCCTTTCGTGGCAGTTGGCATGCGGTACATGGCTGACGCCGTCGCGCTCAACACTATCGCGCCCCTTCACAGTGCCTTTCACACTACGGTGACTCCCCTTCTTGCGAGATTCTGCCGTGCAGCGTGCCTTGCTGAGCTTCAGTATGACAATGCTGGTGAGTCTGACAGCGTTCACGCCGCCGTCTTGGCGTGCGTAAACTACATGACGGAGTGGATGAATGCCGAGAGCGCGCGTCTCAGAACCCCCTCAATCCACCTTACCGCGCCCTCAGCGCATCCCTCGACGGTGACCGCATCAGCAGACGGCTACGTCTCCTGCCTCTACAGCATGCTAGTAGACGCAGCTACCCTTCCATCATCGGTAGCTGATGGGCTAGTGGAACACACAACACACCATCCGGACAGCGCAGCTGAATTTCTGGCAAAGTCGGCCACCGGGCGGCGTCGGGGGCCCCGCGGCAGTCACACCCCGAAAACTTACGATGGCTGGGCTTCGATTGCTGTCGAGTCAGCCGAAGGAACGGAGAATGCATCAGCAGAAGCCCCGGCGAAGTGtgacgatgaggaggaggacacctTACGTGCAGACGCGCTGGAAGTCGCGCTACCGGACAACGGGACACTACGGCAGGCTGTAGCGTGGTGTGCGCTTAGTCTCTCGTGCCAGCCGGAGTGGTTGATGGCGATTGCCCCTTTTGTTGCGCGCCCCGTAACAATCCTCCCGCCCTCAAGCCTCGCTGCAGCCTGCACTGTCGAGTCCATTTTGTTTATGACGAATGAAGTCCTCGATGGTATTCTCGCTGACGACAAAGTCAGCGCCTCTcttgctgcagcgactcctGAGCTGCTCGAGGAAAACCttgcagagcagctgcagtctATCCTGAGCCTCTTTAGCCCACTAACACAAGGTGACCTTGGCACTCGCGCTCCATTCTTTGTGCGTATCCAGGCCGTGCGGTATCTTGGAAGACTTGTGGTGGGCTTACTCAACGCATGGCAACACACTTTCGGCGCTGATCACGTGGCTCCAAGCAGGTTGCGCATTGTAGAGCGTACCCACAGGGTGATGCTTACAATTGGTGGCCTGGAGAAACTTCTTGACCTGGTTCTCGGTTGCCTGATCACGGAGGTTAATAAAGCGGCTCAGGTGGAATGCGTCAAGACTCTCAACTCTACTCTCACCTCATGCCTGAAGGTGATGAACCAGCTGATGCGCAGTCCCGTGAACGACGAGGATGCATCGGACCTCGAGGAGGAATCCCTGGACAGCacaagcaccagcagcagtggcggcaggaATGCGGGTGAGGGAGATGAAGAGGCGGCTGGCCATCTTTTGCACAGCGACCATTGCGAACGTGCCCGCGTCTTTTGCCAGTCCTTTGGAGCGACAACGCACGTTCGCGCCATTGTGGAGGTGTTGCGTGTTATTTCTTCACACCTCCCATCCTTCCAGTGGAGCGTCCGGCAAGGTGTGTACCATCTCTTCAGCGAAGTACTGCCCTCACTCTGGCAAACAGCACCATTGGTGGACTCCTTGTTTGCAAGGCCAGCGGATGGCACTGACTCATTAGCATCGTACTCTGCTCGCTTAGTGACTGCGCAGGTTTTGGAGATGCTGGCTCAACACTACACGGAACTCCTCCgcatctcttctctctccgacAACGCCTCTCCGATGCTCGAGATGGCGACGCTTCTGACGTCGATGGCAGATGTGGCGAGTGCGATGGATGGTGGTGCACTGGAAATGGTTGTGCCGTGGATTCTGCAAGTGGCTCACCACATGCTCAACCTCTACGCTCACTATCTCACCCGTCGTGCACACTCTAACCACTCGCCCATTGCTGACAGCGCAGGTCGAGTTGTGGACATGACAGATATGTGCATGGTGACCCTCGATCTTGTAAGCTGCGTGTGTGATGGTGTCATAGACCGCGACGAACTcttgaagcagcagctgcggccgcaAGAAGCTGGCGGCGCTTTCGGAATCATTGATGGGCGCATGATGGCCCTTACAtcgtcgctgctcctccctctAGCCGCCAGCGGCATCGGATGTAATGGCACGCTGAGCAgttgcagcagtgctgaGGCGCTCCCAAATCGCTGCATGGCTCTTCTGTCCGTATGTCAGTCACTGCCAGAGCATCCAACCCATGTCTCGACAACGCCAAGCAGCATGACTACAGACGAGGGTGTTGAAGATGAAGCGTTTTGTCTTCTGGATGAGTTCGGTGAAGTGCGCCGAGCCTGCTTCGCTATCGTTTATGACTGCGTCTTCCTCGTTGCgtacccctcctccctttttcggCCTCTTGATGTGGCTCTAGCGCCAGGCACTGGAGCGGTGAGCTGCCCGAGATGCCTTTCCGACTCTCTTGGAAGGGATCTCTTTGCGTTGTGCATGCGCGAGGTGCTTCCCTCTATTATGTATTTGCCTCCAACGCCGAGTGAAGAGTACGAGGCGCACTTCCGCCTTGCCTCGACCCACAACGTTGCAGCCTCCGATGCCTGGCTTTGTGTGGGGTCTCTTTTGAGTCTTTGGGACCAGCAGCACTGGAAAACGAGACGCAGCGCTCCGAGTTGTGCGCAATCCACGTGCGAAGGCGAACGCGGCCCCTGCTCAGTATTCTACCTCTCTGGACTTGAGTCCACTGTAGAGCTGCACTCGCACTGTCTGCGCACTGTGAACGAGCTCTTGGCGCTCCTACAAGACAAGAAAGCCACTGTCATGTCCAACATGAGGCTGAACATGATCACTGCCGTCTGCGGTTTGGCAGTGCTGCTATGCGCCCCAGGTTGTTCGCACACCAATTCTGGTTCACTGGCACCAGTGGGCGCCCTTCCCTTCGCGACCATCTCTGCTGTGTTTTTGGTGGCCTCGAGCACTCGTATACAGGAATACGCTTCCGGTGCCTCGTGCGGCGACCTGGGCGGCATCAACGAAGCTGCCCACGTGCTGTGGTGCCTTGGCCGCCTGTGGCAGGAGATGATACAGCCGCTTCCTCATGACGCTTTGTGCACGTTTCTGCGCTTGCATGGAAAAGAGATTGCTAAGACGATTTCGTGGTGGACACGGTGTGTGTTTGAGTCGAAGAAGCGGCTGGCACCTGCTGAGCCCCCTGCGTCAGCATCGGCCCCCTTCTGGGGATCCCTCCTGGAGCTGTGGCGACCTATCGCGCGCACACTTGTGCAGGCCGAACAAGGGAAAGCACTCTCACTGACACATGCACAGCTCTCTGTGCTGAGTGAACTGGAGAGATTATGA